A genomic segment from Triticum dicoccoides isolate Atlit2015 ecotype Zavitan chromosome 1A, WEW_v2.0, whole genome shotgun sequence encodes:
- the LOC119277293 gene encoding probable leucine-rich repeat receptor-like protein kinase At5g49770 isoform X1 — MSLSIAAIAGIAAGGAALLIVVAVVIALWCRARARRNRTSETGSSDPSTLVEWGKGGRSSSAPERQGARQFSLEELAQATNNFSEANLVGAGSFGLVYKGLLFDGSVVAIKRRTGAPRLEFSDEVRRLSEICHRNIVTLIGYCQEGGLQMLVFEYSPNGNVCSHLYDSGKGSMTRLEFKQRLAIAIGAAKGLNHLHSLMPPLIHKNFKTSNVLVDENFIAKVADAGLFRLLRGHEDVGSSHGFSSSVYQDPEAHSVAQFSESSDVYSFGVFLLELITGREAASLQPPESRESLAHWLEAHFSSNELIDPRLGGGFTTEGMKEFVGLAFQCLNPSSRRRPKIRLVAAELDRILETEMSLTTIMGDGTAIITLGSQLFTS; from the exons ATGTCATTGTCGATCGCCGCTATAGCCGGCATTGCCGCCGGTGGCGCCGCCTTGCTCATCGTGGTGGCCGTGGTGATCGCGCTTTGGTGCCGGGCGCGCGCGCGGCGTAACAGGACATCCGAAACCGGCTCCTCGGATCCTTCCACCCTAG TGGagtggggcaaggggggccgaagTTCCTCGGCGCCAGAGCGTCAGGGCGCCAGACAATTCTCTCTCGAGGAGCTGGCGCAGGCGACCAACAACTTCAGCGAGGCCAACTTGGTTGGCGCCGGGAGCTTTGGCCTGGTGTACAAGGGGTTGCTTTTTGATGGTTCAGTCGTGGCCATCAAGAGGCGCACGGGAGCACCAAGGCTGGAGTTTTCCGACGAG GTTAGGAGGCTTTCAGAGATTTGTCATCGGAACATCGTAACTCTGATTGGTTATTGCCAGGAAGGAGGTCTACAAATGCTAGTGTTTGAGTACTCACCCAATGGCAATGTCTGTAGCCATCTATATG ATTCAGGGAAAGGCTCGATGACACGGCTTGAGTTCAAACAGAGGCTAGCAATAGCCATTGGTGCAGCTAAAG GTCTGAATCATCTGCATAGTCTTATGCCTCCTTTGATCCACAAGAACTTCAAGACGAGCAATGTACTGGTCGATGAGAATTTTATTGCGAAGGTGGCTGATGCTGGACTTTTTAGGTTACTCAGAGGACATGAAGATGTCGGGTCATCGCATGGGTTTAGCAGCAGTGTCTACCAGGATCCCGA AGCACACTCGGTGGCGCAGTTTTCTGAAAGCAGCGACGTCTACAGCTTTGGAGTGTTTCTTTTGGAGCTAATTACTGGCAGAGAAGCTGCTAGCTTGCAACCTCCAGAATCCAGAGAATCCCTGGCCCACTGG CTGGAAGCACATTTCAGTTCAAATGAACTGATTGACCCAAGGTTAGGTGGCGGTTTCACGACAGAAGGTATGAAAGAATTTGTTGGGCTTGCTTTCCAGTGTCTGAACCCATCCTCCAGAAGGCGGCCGAAGATTCGGCTGGTTGCGGCTGAACTAGACCGTATTCTCGAGACGGAGATGTCTCTAACAACGATTATGGGTGACGGAACCGCCATCATCACCCTTGGGAGCCAACTATTTACATCGTAA
- the LOC119277293 gene encoding probable leucine-rich repeat receptor-like protein kinase At5g49770 isoform X2, producing MSLSIAAIAGIAAGGAALLIVVAVVIALWCRARARRNRTSETGSSDPSTLVEWGKGGRSSSAPERQGARQFSLEELAQATNNFSEANLVGAGSFGLVYKGLLFDGSVVAIKRRTGAPRLEFSDEVRRLSEICHRNIVTLIGYCQEGGLQMLVFEYSPNGNVCSHLYGKGSMTRLEFKQRLAIAIGAAKGLNHLHSLMPPLIHKNFKTSNVLVDENFIAKVADAGLFRLLRGHEDVGSSHGFSSSVYQDPEAHSVAQFSESSDVYSFGVFLLELITGREAASLQPPESRESLAHWLEAHFSSNELIDPRLGGGFTTEGMKEFVGLAFQCLNPSSRRRPKIRLVAAELDRILETEMSLTTIMGDGTAIITLGSQLFTS from the exons ATGTCATTGTCGATCGCCGCTATAGCCGGCATTGCCGCCGGTGGCGCCGCCTTGCTCATCGTGGTGGCCGTGGTGATCGCGCTTTGGTGCCGGGCGCGCGCGCGGCGTAACAGGACATCCGAAACCGGCTCCTCGGATCCTTCCACCCTAG TGGagtggggcaaggggggccgaagTTCCTCGGCGCCAGAGCGTCAGGGCGCCAGACAATTCTCTCTCGAGGAGCTGGCGCAGGCGACCAACAACTTCAGCGAGGCCAACTTGGTTGGCGCCGGGAGCTTTGGCCTGGTGTACAAGGGGTTGCTTTTTGATGGTTCAGTCGTGGCCATCAAGAGGCGCACGGGAGCACCAAGGCTGGAGTTTTCCGACGAG GTTAGGAGGCTTTCAGAGATTTGTCATCGGAACATCGTAACTCTGATTGGTTATTGCCAGGAAGGAGGTCTACAAATGCTAGTGTTTGAGTACTCACCCAATGGCAATGTCTGTAGCCATCTATATG GGAAAGGCTCGATGACACGGCTTGAGTTCAAACAGAGGCTAGCAATAGCCATTGGTGCAGCTAAAG GTCTGAATCATCTGCATAGTCTTATGCCTCCTTTGATCCACAAGAACTTCAAGACGAGCAATGTACTGGTCGATGAGAATTTTATTGCGAAGGTGGCTGATGCTGGACTTTTTAGGTTACTCAGAGGACATGAAGATGTCGGGTCATCGCATGGGTTTAGCAGCAGTGTCTACCAGGATCCCGA AGCACACTCGGTGGCGCAGTTTTCTGAAAGCAGCGACGTCTACAGCTTTGGAGTGTTTCTTTTGGAGCTAATTACTGGCAGAGAAGCTGCTAGCTTGCAACCTCCAGAATCCAGAGAATCCCTGGCCCACTGG CTGGAAGCACATTTCAGTTCAAATGAACTGATTGACCCAAGGTTAGGTGGCGGTTTCACGACAGAAGGTATGAAAGAATTTGTTGGGCTTGCTTTCCAGTGTCTGAACCCATCCTCCAGAAGGCGGCCGAAGATTCGGCTGGTTGCGGCTGAACTAGACCGTATTCTCGAGACGGAGATGTCTCTAACAACGATTATGGGTGACGGAACCGCCATCATCACCCTTGGGAGCCAACTATTTACATCGTAA